The following coding sequences are from one bacterium SCSIO 12741 window:
- a CDS encoding cation transporter produces MNRQKAIIQASWVGIGVNLLLALLKIGGGYFFDSLAVMGDGIDSANDVATYFITLVAARIMMRPPDERFPYGYNRAEAIATKLLSFFIFFIGAQLVFTSSAKLISGEVSTIPATWALWITAISVVVKLALSWWQMKRGKQLESKMLIANAVNMRNDILLSLSVLFGVAASLFWGLSWIDPILALFVGLWILKVAFDLFRETSTELMDSLDNTEVYKKIFESVDAIEGASNPHRIRVRHLSNLIIIEMDIEVDGDLPLKDAHEIGVQVENEIHNRIERVYDIMIHFEPLGNYEEKEKFGIGKQS; encoded by the coding sequence GTGAATCGACAGAAGGCGATCATACAAGCATCTTGGGTTGGAATCGGAGTCAACCTGCTCCTGGCCTTGCTAAAAATTGGCGGAGGGTACTTTTTTGATTCGCTGGCTGTCATGGGCGATGGTATTGATTCGGCCAATGATGTAGCTACCTATTTCATCACTCTGGTGGCGGCCCGAATTATGATGCGCCCGCCTGATGAGCGCTTTCCATACGGCTATAACCGAGCTGAAGCTATTGCCACCAAATTGCTTTCGTTTTTCATCTTTTTTATTGGTGCCCAGCTGGTATTTACCTCTTCGGCCAAATTGATCTCTGGAGAAGTCAGCACAATTCCCGCAACTTGGGCGCTTTGGATAACGGCCATTTCGGTAGTGGTAAAACTGGCTCTATCCTGGTGGCAAATGAAACGAGGAAAACAGTTGGAAAGCAAAATGCTTATCGCCAATGCGGTGAACATGAGGAATGACATTCTGCTATCGCTAAGTGTGCTTTTCGGCGTAGCTGCTTCGCTCTTTTGGGGGCTTTCCTGGATCGATCCCATCCTCGCCCTTTTCGTGGGCCTATGGATTCTTAAGGTGGCCTTCGATCTGTTTCGGGAAACGTCTACTGAACTCATGGATAGTCTGGACAACACGGAGGTGTACAAAAAGATTTTTGAATCGGTCGATGCCATTGAAGGTGCCAGCAATCCTCATCGTATCCGGGTACGTCATTTGTCTAACCTGATCATTATCGAAATGGATATCGAAGTGGACGGCGATCTTCCGCTAAAAGATGCACACGAAATCGGCGTACAGGTAGAAAACGAAATCCACAACCGCATTGAACGGGTCTATGATATCATGATCCACTTCGAACCTCTGGGCAACTACGAAGAAAAAGAGAAGTTTGGGATCGGAAAACAGTCTTGA
- the pbpC gene encoding penicillin-binding protein 1C yields the protein MSWLNKYRFRIAILIGVSVAFAWILPNPLFDVPYSTVVLDSQGGLLGAHTARDGQWRFPLSDSVPDRFASSLLHFEDEYFYWHPGVNPVSLSRALWSNIKSGRVKSGGSTLTMQVIRLSRENPPRTYPEKIWEMVLAMRLEWSYSKDEILQLYAAHAPFGGNVVGLEAASWRYYGKPAEKLTWAESATLAVLPNAPSMIYPGKNREPLARKRNRLLEKLLHNEVIDSNEFSLALLEPIPERPQPLPRRAAHLVDRLQAIHEGQTLRSTLDPYLQDQTNEVLNQVAEENAYNHIYNLSALVIEVSTGEVKAYVGNSKDLQYRHDNWVDMVGARRSTGSLLKPFLFAAMLEDGKMTPYSLVDDIPVNFRGYSPKNFNRQFEGVVPADHALNRSLNVPAVNELQRYGVERFYQYLSSWGMRTLDFPSDHYGLSLILGGSEGTLENLSEMYLNLARAVQEQSPEKLKILPSSAAENTNLKPTLEPSLAWFTTQALVGVRDQNASRKPTLAWKTGTSFGNRDAWAIGYNPQYVIGVWLGNADGEGRPGLTGASKAVPLMMKIANFIPEASWFEMPYSGWEERELCLHSGLPKSENCRSAESLPVPRNMKEVLPCHYCHRYLTDTLGERRYNRQCLPSGMPYAWHSYFQLSPVREWYYSQFHGDYERVPALARVCTTERPSNPMGLIFPDKHNLKIYIPVEVDGKLGKVVFQAVHRNPESTIFWHLGDRYLGETQGIHQLSLQPEPGKYDLVLLDAEGHEIRRTVEILGKESN from the coding sequence ATGAGCTGGCTCAATAAGTATCGATTTCGAATAGCGATTTTGATTGGGGTGTCTGTGGCCTTTGCCTGGATTCTCCCCAATCCTCTATTTGATGTTCCCTACAGCACTGTGGTGTTGGATAGTCAAGGCGGATTGCTGGGAGCTCATACCGCCCGAGATGGGCAATGGCGTTTTCCCCTTTCCGATTCCGTTCCTGATCGATTTGCGAGTTCCTTACTTCATTTTGAGGATGAGTATTTTTATTGGCATCCGGGAGTAAATCCGGTTAGTTTGAGTCGGGCACTTTGGAGTAATATCAAATCAGGAAGGGTGAAAAGCGGAGGGAGCACGTTGACCATGCAGGTGATTCGCTTGTCCCGGGAAAACCCACCTCGAACTTATCCGGAAAAGATCTGGGAAATGGTTTTGGCCATGAGACTTGAATGGTCTTACAGCAAAGACGAAATCCTCCAGCTTTATGCGGCCCATGCACCTTTTGGTGGGAATGTGGTGGGACTTGAAGCGGCGTCCTGGCGGTATTATGGCAAGCCGGCCGAGAAACTCACTTGGGCGGAGAGCGCTACACTTGCCGTTTTGCCCAATGCACCATCCATGATTTATCCAGGAAAAAATCGGGAACCTCTGGCCCGAAAGAGAAACCGTCTTTTGGAAAAATTACTTCACAACGAGGTGATTGATTCCAACGAATTCTCCCTGGCCTTGCTCGAACCTATTCCAGAAAGGCCCCAGCCATTACCGCGAAGAGCAGCCCATTTAGTGGATCGCTTACAAGCCATTCATGAAGGACAAACCCTAAGATCTACCTTGGATCCCTATCTTCAGGATCAAACGAACGAAGTGTTGAATCAGGTGGCTGAGGAAAATGCTTACAACCATATTTACAACCTCTCAGCTTTGGTCATTGAGGTGTCCACCGGTGAGGTCAAAGCTTACGTTGGAAATTCAAAGGATCTCCAGTACCGTCACGATAATTGGGTAGATATGGTGGGGGCTCGACGAAGCACTGGAAGTTTGCTCAAGCCCTTTTTGTTTGCAGCCATGTTGGAGGATGGGAAAATGACTCCTTATTCTCTCGTAGATGATATTCCGGTCAATTTTCGGGGATACAGTCCTAAGAACTTTAATCGACAATTTGAGGGCGTAGTGCCAGCTGATCATGCTCTTAACCGATCGCTTAATGTACCTGCGGTTAATGAATTACAACGGTATGGTGTAGAGCGATTTTATCAATACTTGAGTAGTTGGGGGATGAGAACACTGGACTTTCCGTCAGATCATTATGGCTTGAGTTTGATTTTGGGAGGTAGTGAAGGTACTTTGGAAAATCTATCTGAGATGTACCTCAATTTGGCTCGAGCGGTGCAGGAACAATCTCCGGAGAAGCTGAAAATTTTACCGTCTTCCGCAGCGGAGAATACGAATTTGAAACCCACCTTAGAACCCAGCTTGGCCTGGTTTACCACTCAGGCCCTGGTTGGCGTTAGAGACCAGAATGCATCAAGAAAGCCTACTTTGGCCTGGAAGACAGGAACCAGTTTTGGTAACCGTGATGCCTGGGCAATAGGGTATAATCCTCAGTATGTCATTGGCGTTTGGCTGGGCAATGCCGATGGCGAAGGCCGGCCAGGACTTACAGGGGCCTCCAAGGCGGTTCCATTGATGATGAAAATTGCCAATTTTATTCCTGAGGCGTCTTGGTTTGAAATGCCCTATTCCGGATGGGAAGAGCGTGAATTATGCCTCCATAGCGGGTTGCCCAAATCGGAGAATTGTCGATCTGCGGAAAGTCTTCCGGTTCCAAGGAATATGAAGGAAGTTCTACCCTGCCATTATTGCCATCGCTACTTAACCGACACTTTGGGTGAGCGGAGGTACAATCGGCAGTGTTTGCCAAGTGGAATGCCTTATGCCTGGCACTCCTATTTTCAGCTAAGCCCGGTGAGGGAATGGTATTACAGTCAGTTTCATGGAGACTATGAACGGGTGCCAGCCCTGGCCAGGGTGTGTACAACCGAGCGCCCTTCCAATCCAATGGGACTCATTTTTCCGGATAAGCATAACCTCAAAATTTATATTCCTGTTGAGGTAGATGGAAAACTCGGTAAGGTGGTATTTCAGGCCGTTCATCGCAATCCGGAGAGCACCATTTTTTGGCATTTGGGCGATCGATATTTAGGCGAAACTCAAGGCATTCACCAGCTATCTCTTCAGCCTGAACCAGGGAAATATGATTTAGTCCTTCTCGATGCAGAGGGTCATGAAATCAGACGTACCGTAGAAATTTTGGGAAAGGAATCGAATTAA
- a CDS encoding NAD(P)H-binding protein codes for MRVVIAGATGMVGRELTHLCTQEKAVEKVFVLVRKQVPAFEDEEKIHQIIVDYNTLSEKDLPANIDVAFCCLGTTMRNAQSRDAFRKVDYDYVTGLASICRFRKVRKFIAVSAMGADIKSRMFYNQVKGEMEDYLMNDSHLDNILILRPSLLLGQRREFRLAEKLATVVMTTFNALFIGNLRQYKAIPGKVVAQAMINLAKMEDEGKKIIPNDLIFDVAKLRL; via the coding sequence ATGAGAGTTGTCATTGCCGGAGCTACCGGCATGGTGGGTCGTGAGCTGACTCATCTCTGTACGCAAGAAAAGGCGGTGGAAAAAGTATTTGTCCTCGTCAGAAAACAGGTACCTGCCTTTGAAGATGAGGAGAAAATTCATCAAATCATTGTCGATTACAATACCCTTTCGGAAAAAGATTTACCGGCCAATATTGATGTTGCTTTTTGTTGCTTAGGTACCACGATGCGCAATGCCCAAAGTCGGGATGCTTTTCGAAAAGTGGACTACGATTATGTCACTGGTCTCGCCAGTATATGCCGCTTTCGTAAGGTTCGCAAATTTATCGCCGTATCGGCTATGGGGGCAGATATCAAATCGCGGATGTTTTACAACCAGGTGAAGGGTGAAATGGAGGATTACCTCATGAATGATTCGCACCTGGATAATATCTTGATTTTGCGGCCTTCCCTACTCTTGGGGCAACGTCGTGAATTTCGATTGGCAGAGAAGTTGGCCACCGTTGTTATGACCACTTTTAATGCCCTGTTTATTGGAAATCTTCGGCAATACAAGGCCATTCCCGGAAAAGTAGTAGCTCAAGCCATGATTAACCTGGCGAAAATGGAAGACGAGGGCAAAAAGATCATCCCCAATGACCTGATATTCGACGTGGCCAAATTGAGGCTTTAA
- a CDS encoding T9SS type A sorting domain-containing protein: MKNILSFVMLAALPFWGSAQFSLTHQEMPDVNSHFNYSVSSGTPGRDYQQTGANHTWDYTDLMPESQADEKYQSAVSINIFFIALGNGAFGTLVADSLGFGQFQVKDIYDVFKTTSARMTAEGRSMSYQGIPVPQFYSDKDEIFQFPLDFQDRDSSTFKVSFSLGGQIEMIQQGYRITEADGWGTLKTPYKTYSNALRVKSTKVEVDSIKLAGIALPPIPITTVEYRWFIQGKQGPVMIVSGNELVGNFAVNQIRYEDGKLDLVGFEADRNTADTSTTVTITDTSMISGLNRSWKIDPGTFQYINGTNDGDEVIEVKFTQPGKYDVILSVTNRFGTTTEWKKQYIEVLDVTGISEHQNASDWKVYPIPFSDRIQVEGNQIPDVLSLVDAEGKVIREVYQQGELQGLGELPAGVYFLRINNSEVLQISH, translated from the coding sequence ATGAAGAATATTCTGTCTTTTGTAATGCTGGCCGCTTTGCCCTTTTGGGGAAGTGCACAATTCTCTCTGACCCACCAGGAAATGCCGGATGTTAATTCTCATTTTAACTATTCGGTTTCCTCTGGAACACCGGGAAGAGACTACCAGCAGACAGGGGCAAACCATACCTGGGATTACACGGATCTTATGCCTGAATCGCAAGCTGACGAGAAGTATCAATCTGCAGTGAGCATCAATATATTCTTCATCGCCCTTGGAAATGGTGCTTTTGGGACCTTGGTAGCCGATTCTTTAGGCTTTGGGCAATTTCAGGTGAAGGACATTTACGATGTTTTCAAAACTACTTCCGCCAGAATGACGGCAGAAGGACGATCCATGAGCTATCAGGGAATTCCGGTTCCTCAGTTTTATTCAGACAAGGATGAAATCTTTCAGTTTCCCTTGGATTTCCAAGATCGCGACTCAAGCACGTTTAAGGTAAGTTTTAGCCTCGGAGGACAAATTGAGATGATTCAACAGGGTTATCGCATAACCGAAGCCGATGGGTGGGGCACGTTAAAAACGCCCTATAAAACCTATTCCAATGCTCTTCGGGTAAAGTCGACCAAAGTAGAGGTGGATTCCATCAAATTGGCTGGAATTGCTTTGCCGCCTATTCCCATTACAACAGTGGAGTACCGGTGGTTCATTCAAGGAAAACAGGGGCCGGTTATGATCGTTTCCGGAAATGAGCTGGTTGGAAATTTTGCGGTCAATCAGATTCGCTACGAAGATGGTAAACTCGATTTGGTTGGTTTCGAAGCGGATCGCAACACAGCGGATACCTCCACTACCGTTACCATTACAGACACCTCCATGATTTCTGGATTGAACCGCTCCTGGAAAATTGATCCCGGGACCTTTCAATACATTAACGGTACCAATGATGGAGACGAGGTAATTGAAGTAAAGTTCACACAGCCCGGCAAGTACGATGTCATCCTATCGGTTACCAATCGCTTTGGAACCACCACAGAGTGGAAGAAGCAATACATCGAAGTGTTGGATGTTACGGGAATATCAGAACATCAAAATGCTTCCGATTGGAAGGTGTATCCTATCCCGTTTTCTGACCGTATTCAGGTAGAAGGCAATCAAATTCCCGATGTATTGTCCTTGGTTGACGCTGAGGGAAAAGTCATTCGTGAAGTTTACCAGCAGGGCGAGCTTCAAGGTTTGGGTGAGCTTCCGGCTGGAGTCTACTTTTTACGGATTAATAACAGTGAGGTACTTCAAATAAGCCACTAA
- the ispG gene encoding (E)-4-hydroxy-3-methylbut-2-enyl-diphosphate synthase yields MSTQEMKYTNSLTEFSRFKTREVKVGNVKIGGDNPIVVQSMTTTDTMDTKGTVDQSVRMIEAGCELVRITAPSIRDAKNLENIQQKLRDLGHPTPLVADIHFTPNAAEAAAQIVAKVRVNPGNYADKKKFQDLEYTDESYQEELDRIRKRFTPLVKLCKEHGTAMRIGTNHGSLSDRIMSRYGDTPEGMVESALEFVQICEDEGYQDIVLSMKASNTQVMVQAYRLLVNRMIETGRNYPLHLGVTEAGEGEDGRIKSAVGIGTLMEDGLGDTIRVSLTEEPEAEIPVARQLVDRYTHREGHPPIPALEKSPINPFEYSRRHTQEVGNIGGRQVPVVMADFSLKKEITPASLFAVGYHYSVPNDKWSLSDQACDYVFVGDRTVDFDIPGTLGIVQMHATWLENRDKARHYPFIKPAEWLAGVDRHADLNFVYACLEDLTQELIDSLKSASNAVLLIDTYHVHGMAEQRRLFFDLIENQCDIPVIIGRAYQDLEPEQMQLYAATDLGGLLLDGLGDGVFIAAENCGPDRTTNQTAFGILQATRTRISKTEYISCPSCGRTLFDLQEVTARIRSRTEHLKGVKIGIMGCIVNGPGEMADADYGYVGTGPGKISLYKEKEVVKRNVPETEAVDELIGLIKEHGDWTEPALKEH; encoded by the coding sequence AATCGGAGGAGATAATCCGATTGTGGTTCAGTCCATGACCACAACCGACACCATGGATACTAAAGGCACCGTGGATCAATCGGTACGAATGATTGAAGCCGGGTGCGAATTGGTGCGGATCACCGCACCCAGTATTCGAGATGCTAAAAACCTGGAGAACATTCAGCAAAAACTGAGGGATTTGGGCCATCCAACTCCTTTGGTTGCGGATATTCATTTCACCCCTAATGCGGCTGAAGCTGCGGCCCAAATTGTGGCCAAGGTGCGGGTAAATCCGGGTAACTACGCCGACAAAAAGAAATTTCAAGACCTCGAATATACCGACGAAAGCTACCAGGAAGAATTGGATCGAATCCGGAAGCGCTTTACGCCTCTGGTTAAGCTCTGTAAAGAGCATGGAACGGCGATGCGAATTGGCACCAATCATGGTTCCTTATCGGATCGTATCATGAGTCGTTACGGGGACACTCCGGAGGGCATGGTGGAATCGGCACTGGAATTTGTGCAAATCTGCGAAGATGAAGGCTACCAGGACATCGTTCTTTCCATGAAGGCATCGAACACTCAGGTCATGGTTCAAGCCTATCGTTTGTTGGTCAACCGTATGATTGAAACGGGTAGAAACTACCCTCTTCACTTGGGAGTAACGGAAGCCGGCGAAGGCGAAGATGGACGGATCAAATCAGCAGTTGGAATTGGAACGTTGATGGAAGATGGTTTGGGTGATACCATTCGGGTTTCCCTAACAGAAGAACCTGAAGCAGAGATCCCGGTTGCCCGCCAATTGGTAGATCGTTATACCCATCGAGAAGGACATCCTCCAATTCCGGCATTGGAAAAATCGCCCATCAATCCCTTTGAATACAGCCGCCGTCACACCCAAGAAGTAGGCAACATTGGTGGACGACAGGTTCCAGTTGTCATGGCTGACTTCTCCCTAAAAAAAGAAATTACCCCGGCTTCTTTGTTTGCTGTGGGATACCATTATTCGGTACCTAATGACAAGTGGTCGCTTAGCGATCAGGCCTGCGATTACGTTTTTGTAGGTGATCGCACGGTGGATTTCGACATTCCCGGCACTTTGGGAATTGTTCAAATGCACGCCACCTGGCTGGAGAATCGCGATAAAGCCAGACACTATCCTTTTATCAAACCAGCAGAATGGTTGGCCGGAGTAGATCGTCACGCTGATCTCAACTTCGTATATGCCTGCCTGGAAGATCTGACTCAGGAATTGATCGACTCCCTAAAATCGGCTTCGAATGCTGTGCTTCTGATCGACACCTATCATGTTCATGGAATGGCTGAGCAAAGACGCTTGTTTTTTGACCTGATCGAAAACCAATGCGACATTCCCGTTATTATTGGTCGTGCTTACCAAGATCTGGAACCTGAGCAAATGCAGCTCTATGCCGCTACCGACCTGGGCGGATTGCTCCTCGATGGCCTGGGAGATGGCGTGTTTATCGCCGCCGAAAACTGCGGACCAGACCGAACAACGAATCAAACTGCATTTGGTATCCTGCAAGCTACGCGAACCCGGATTTCAAAGACAGAATACATATCTTGCCCCTCATGTGGTAGAACACTATTTGACTTGCAAGAGGTAACAGCCCGCATTCGTTCGCGGACCGAACACCTCAAGGGAGTCAAAATCGGTATCATGGGATGCATCGTAAACGGCCCTGGAGAGATGGCTGATGCAGACTACGGTTACGTCGGAACGGGACCGGGCAAGATTTCGCTTTATAAAGAAAAAGAAGTAGTAAAACGTAATGTTCCCGAAACCGAGGCGGTTGATGAGCTGATCGGATTAATAAAAGAGCATGGTGACTGGACGGAGCCTGCCCTAAAGGAACACTAA